AAAATCATTAATTCTTTAGCCTTTGCACAGGCAAGCGCAACGGCTACTGGCTCAGTACATCCCATGGCAGGAACAACTTCTTCTTTCAGTGTTTCAACTATAAGATTTCTTAATTTCATAAAATCACTCCCTATATGATTTGCTAATGTAGATTATAGCAATCCGCATTCCAATAAAATCAAATATATCAAAAACTTATGTAGTTCTTATGAATGTCTTTAGATATACCTAATACCTATTTATAGCAATATCCATGCCAAGAAAATAATACTAATAATTACCCTTCCAATTTTGTTTTTTCTCAAAATGATAAAAAAACAAATGAAAACAGTATCAAAATGAGAATTATTTCTCACTTTGATACTGCTCTATTCTATATTCTTTTAATTTTCTATACAGTGTTGCTCTACTTAATTCTAAAGCCTCAGCAGCCTTTGTAATTGATTGTTTGCTATGTCCAAAATGTTCTAAAGCCTTTAAGATTTCTCTTTTCTCTAACTCCTTAATAGGTACAATTCCTACATTTTTATTAATTTCCAAAGTATTTGCTGAAACTTTCAACCTCTTAGGCAAATCCATACATTTTATAACTGAACTACCACACATATTTACCGCATATTCTATGGTATTTTCCAGTTCACGTACATTCCCCGGCCATTGATAATTCATAAAAATTTCTAATACAGCATCCTCTATTTCACTTATATGCTTTTCTAGCTTAACATTACATTTTTCCAAAAGATAATCCACAAGAATCACTATGTCATCTTTTCGATCTCTTAATGGAGGTATATTAAGGGGAATTACATTTAATCTATAAAACAAATCTTGCCTAAACTCGCCTTCTAGTACTTTCTTTTCTAAATCTTTATTTGTAGCTGCAATAATTCTTACGTCTATAGGAATGGCCTCTTTTCCACCAATCTTCTCAATAACGTACTCCTGGACCACCCTTAAAAGTTTAGTTTGAAGATGAATAGGCATATCTCCAATTTCATCCAAAAAAATAGTTCCCTTATTTGCTAATTCAAATTTTCCTGCCTTGCCTCCTCTTCTTGCCCCTGTAAATGCACCATCCTCATATCCAAAAAGCTCACTTTCTAGCAATTGTTCTGGAATAGCTGCACAATTTATAGGAATAAAAGGACCCTTAGCTCTAGTACTATAAAAATGAACAGCCCTTGCAAATAATTCTTTTCCCGTTCCACTTTCTCCCTGAATAAGTACTGTAGAAGTAGATTTCGAAGCTTTTTCTGCTTCTACTTTAACCTGCTCTAAGCAGGAACTACTCCCTATAATGCTGTCAAAGGAAGTGACCATAGTACCTGTAGTAATATTGTTTACTGTTTTTAACAAATCAGAAATATTACTAAAGGAACATACTATGCCAAAACTTTTATCACCAATACTAATAGGCTTTGCATCAAAAACTCCCCTAAAATGATGGTTATCCCTATTATAAGTGAATTCTTTATTTTTTAAATTCTTATGTTTCTCAATAAGCAGATCAAAATCTAAACTGCCGATAAGATTTTTTATATTGGTATTTAAAATTTCGTTTCCCTTGAGCTTAAATAGCTCTGCTGCTTTGGTATTATAATGAAGAATATTTCCTGCGTGATCTGCTGCTATAATCCCTCTATCTACAGAATCAAGAACTATCTCAAGTTCGAGTGCCAAAAGCTTTATTTGCTCTGTATTTTCCTGTTCTAATAACTTTGATGATATTAAATCTGCCATTCTATTTAAAAAATTCATTAAGTTTTCTTTATTATTTATAATAGCATCCCTTTGTTCTTCTTCAAAGGCAATAAGACCAATAACTCCAACAGTCTCATTCCCCACATTAATTGGACAACAGACCTCTGCAAATTCCTCGCAATTTTGGACATTCTCACATTCCAGGCAAGTAAAATGTTCCCCAGGATTTTCAATAATAAAGCTCTTTCCTTGTGTTAAAGAAAATCCAAAAGCAGATTTTTCATTTACTTTTTCGCCAATACAATTTCTATATCTTCCAGTACCTGCTATTCTATTATAATTGTTATCTACAACAGTCACATCAACCCTTATGACACTTGATATTGCCTCAGAAATCTTCTGAACATTTGAAACAATTTTTATCAAATCCATCCCTATCATCCTTTTGTTTTTTGCCTAGATACACGCTTATTATATATCTGGTGCCACCCACGTGGCAAGTGGCAAGTTTCTCGGCTAGATATGGGGACGGTTAACAATTAATTGAAATATTTTATTTAAAATTTCAAAAATAAATACAAATGATAAATTTGGGGATAATATCATGGAAAGAAGGTGTTTTTATGAATGAAGGTCTCATAACGTTAGTGAGAGGGATTATAGGTTTTTTTACCTTATTAATATTTACTCGTGTTCTTGGAAAACAACAGATTAGTCAGCTGACGTTTTTTGATTATGTAGTTGGCATAACTATAGGTTCTACAGCTTCATCTCTAACTACAGATTTAACTAGCAGAGCATGGCCTCACTGGGTAGGCTTATTTACTTGGACTGTCTTATGCCTAATTTTGCAATTAATAACTCTTAAATCAAAGACTGTTGAAAAATACCTAGATGGTGAACCCACTATTGTTATTGCAAATGGGAAAATACTTGAGGAATCTATGAAAAAGTTTCGTTACACTATAGGTGATCTTCTAGAGCAATTAAGAGATAAAGATGTTTTTGATCTAGGAGACGTAGCTTATGCAGTATTAGAAAAAAATGGACAATTATCCATTTTAAAAAAAGCTGAATGTGATTCAGTTACACCAAAGGATTTAAAGATTAAAGCTTCCATCGCAAATATTGATGTTGAAGTAATTTATGATGGAACTATTTTACAAGATAACTTAACTAGCATTAATAGGAATGAAAAATGGCTAATGACGAAATTAAAAAAGAAAGGTATTAATGATGCTAATGAAGTATTTTTAGCTACCTATAATGCGACCAGTGGTTTATTTATAGATCGTTATGAAGATGACGTTGAAAAAAAGGACAAATAAAAATAAAGGAGTAATTATGAAAAAATTTATATCATACGCTATAGCAATAGTTACTTTAACAGTCTTTGTACTTTTGATGTTAGGTGGTAATTATTTGAAAAAGCCTCGCAACCCCTCAGAAGATGTGATTTCACTTGTAGAGCTGTCTATAGAACATGCAAAGGTTGAAAAGTGGGATATACTTCAGCAAGATATCGCAAGTATTGATACTGCTTGGAAAAAAATTATACCACGCATTCAATTTAGCGTAGAAAGAGATGAACTATATAATATAAGTTTAAACCTTGCAAGACTTCGCGGTTCCATATCCTCCGAGGATAAAACTAGTACACTAATAGAATTAAATGAAATTATTGAAGATTGGGAGGAATTAACGCGGTAGTTTATAATGTTCAATTTAAAAGGCTCTATTATAGTCGCAGAGACAAATGCTACTACTTTTACAATGGGTGGTAGCTTTTGTTGTGTAAAAAACTATGCAGAAATTTCTTTCCCTTTTAGTTCATAGAGTACTAAGTTTAAATTATCGTATATAGTAATTCGTCAAATACAATTTCTTTATAAAATTGCTTCTCTAACAAAACAGATTACCTGTATGGGCATAATGATTCTAAAGGAGGCTATCGCCTTTAAAGACTTTTAAAAGCAAAATCTATGTGCACAAACATATTTGCATTGTAATATAAATTTCAATAAGCCTACGGCTACGCTAGCGCTTTTTTAGGATAAATTAAAATGAATTTTTACGGACCAATGATGGCTATCGATTAACCCTGAGACACGATGTCCAACGGTGACCATATGGAATTTTGAACTAAACTCTTTTTTCTTGTATTATGCTAACAAAAGTATATATTGCGCAGAATGCATTTGAGCAAGCCTTAGAAATTCTAAATTAATTTTAGTGGAAGAGACGTTAAGAAAATTACATGTTTGAGAGTTAGCGAGTTTGTAATTTTTAGTCTCTTTCAATAAAATTAATTTAGAATTTCTTGGCGACGCGAAAGCATTCAAGCAATATATACTTTTCGTTATAGCATAATATAAGAAAAAATTTTCAGTCCATTTTAGAATGAACTTTTTTTAACCACATGAAGCTCATGCAATGCTCTAGTTGCCATCACATATCTTAGCTTATCCTCTTGCTTATATTCATCACCGGTATCACCTGGGCCTTCTAGCACCATGATAACTGCATCAAACTCAAGTCCCTTAGCAAAATAGGATGGAATGACCACAATTCCACTATGATACACTGCATTTTCATTGCTAAT
This DNA window, taken from Clostridium estertheticum, encodes the following:
- a CDS encoding DUF421 domain-containing protein, with product MNEGLITLVRGIIGFFTLLIFTRVLGKQQISQLTFFDYVVGITIGSTASSLTTDLTSRAWPHWVGLFTWTVLCLILQLITLKSKTVEKYLDGEPTIVIANGKILEESMKKFRYTIGDLLEQLRDKDVFDLGDVAYAVLEKNGQLSILKKAECDSVTPKDLKIKASIANIDVEVIYDGTILQDNLTSINRNEKWLMTKLKKKGINDANEVFLATYNATSGLFIDRYEDDVEKKDK
- a CDS encoding sigma-54 interaction domain-containing protein, coding for MDLIKIVSNVQKISEAISSVIRVDVTVVDNNYNRIAGTGRYRNCIGEKVNEKSAFGFSLTQGKSFIIENPGEHFTCLECENVQNCEEFAEVCCPINVGNETVGVIGLIAFEEEQRDAIINNKENLMNFLNRMADLISSKLLEQENTEQIKLLALELEIVLDSVDRGIIAADHAGNILHYNTKAAELFKLKGNEILNTNIKNLIGSLDFDLLIEKHKNLKNKEFTYNRDNHHFRGVFDAKPISIGDKSFGIVCSFSNISDLLKTVNNITTGTMVTSFDSIIGSSSCLEQVKVEAEKASKSTSTVLIQGESGTGKELFARAVHFYSTRAKGPFIPINCAAIPEQLLESELFGYEDGAFTGARRGGKAGKFELANKGTIFLDEIGDMPIHLQTKLLRVVQEYVIEKIGGKEAIPIDVRIIAATNKDLEKKVLEGEFRQDLFYRLNVIPLNIPPLRDRKDDIVILVDYLLEKCNVKLEKHISEIEDAVLEIFMNYQWPGNVRELENTIEYAVNMCGSSVIKCMDLPKRLKVSANTLEINKNVGIVPIKELEKREILKALEHFGHSKQSITKAAEALELSRATLYRKLKEYRIEQYQSEK
- a CDS encoding DUF4363 family protein, coding for MKKFISYAIAIVTLTVFVLLMLGGNYLKKPRNPSEDVISLVELSIEHAKVEKWDILQQDIASIDTAWKKIIPRIQFSVERDELYNISLNLARLRGSISSEDKTSTLIELNEIIEDWEELTR